Proteins encoded in a region of the Flavobacteriales bacterium genome:
- a CDS encoding 4'-phosphopantetheinyl transferase superfamily protein, with protein MTDFLFLKIEAQFQLIIEGVDELCSWDKDVNSFSSKTKREREKLATQNLIKQLYPKVCLSHNSYGAPILSNKKAISLSHSKDFLACIIAENIAAIDIEPISEKAFRLKNKFLSAEEIALAKNEDIATLMWCAKECLYKIHQKGKVNFSEDIILYSIEKNTIKCSIFEQDYQLKYEKFKEHWLVYYFD; from the coding sequence ATGACAGATTTTTTATTTTTAAAAATTGAAGCTCAATTTCAGTTAATAATTGAAGGTGTAGATGAGCTATGTTCATGGGATAAAGACGTTAATTCTTTCAGCAGTAAAACCAAAAGAGAAAGAGAAAAATTGGCCACTCAAAATTTGATAAAACAACTTTACCCCAAAGTCTGCTTATCACACAACTCATACGGTGCACCGATTTTGTCTAATAAAAAAGCCATTTCATTATCTCATTCCAAGGATTTTTTAGCGTGCATAATAGCAGAGAACATAGCTGCAATTGACATTGAGCCCATAAGTGAAAAGGCATTTCGACTAAAAAATAAATTCTTGAGTGCCGAAGAGATTGCACTAGCAAAAAATGAGGATATAGCAACTCTTATGTGGTGTGCTAAAGAATGTTTGTATAAAATACATCAGAAAGGCAAAGTGAACTTTTCAGAAGATATAATCCTATATAGCATTGAAAAGAACACTATAAAATGTTCTATTTTTGAACAAGATTACCAATTGAAATATGAAAAATTTAAAGAACATTGGCTAGTGTATTATTTTGATTAG
- a CDS encoding geranylgeranylglyceryl/heptaprenylglyceryl phosphate synthase, with protein MNIYNYITSNKQKGNKLFAVLIDPDKQNKEELLELIQRSVLAKVDLIFVGGSLLTNGSFAHCIETIKSNCTIPVVIFPGNSMQVNKDADGILFLSLISGRNPDMLIGNQVIAAPILKHSNLEVLSTGYILIDSGKPTTVSYMSNTTPIPHDKNDVALCTAMAGEMLGLKLIFMDGGSGATNPISESMISMVSQSLDVPLIIGGGICSAEKAVANCQAGADVIVVGNSIEKNPNLIEEIAQSIHQYNTMKNNEVLSRN; from the coding sequence ATGAATATTTACAATTACATAACATCAAATAAACAAAAAGGCAACAAATTGTTTGCGGTTTTAATTGACCCTGACAAACAAAACAAAGAAGAATTACTGGAGCTTATACAAAGATCTGTACTAGCTAAAGTAGATTTAATTTTTGTTGGTGGAAGCCTTTTAACTAATGGTAGTTTTGCTCATTGTATAGAAACTATTAAATCTAATTGCACCATTCCAGTAGTGATTTTTCCTGGAAACTCTATGCAGGTCAATAAAGATGCTGATGGTATTTTATTTTTATCCTTGATTTCTGGAAGAAATCCAGACATGCTCATCGGCAATCAAGTTATTGCTGCTCCTATCCTTAAACATTCTAATTTAGAGGTGCTATCTACTGGCTACATTCTTATCGATAGCGGCAAACCAACTACGGTGTCCTATATGAGTAATACCACGCCTATACCTCATGACAAAAACGATGTAGCACTTTGTACAGCTATGGCTGGTGAGATGCTAGGACTTAAACTCATTTTTATGGATGGTGGAAGCGGCGCCACAAACCCTATTTCTGAGTCTATGATTAGTATGGTGAGTCAGTCTTTGGACGTACCCTTAATTATTGGCGGTGGTATTTGTAGCGCAGAAAAAGCAGTCGCTAATTGCCAAGCAGGAGCAGATGTTATTGTTGTTGGCAACAGCATAGAAAAAAACCCTAACCTTATAGAAGAAATTGCTCAATCTATCCACCAATATAATACCATGAAAAACAATGAAGTGCTCAGTAGAAATTAG
- the ahcY gene encoding adenosylhomocysteinase, whose translation METKVEKLTYKVKDISLAEWGRKEIELAEAEMPGLMSLREEFGDKKPLKGARIAGCLHMTIQTAVLIETLIELGADVSWSSCNIFSTQDHAAAAIAAAGVPVYAWKGMNEDEFNWCIEQTLFSFEGDKPLNMILDDGGDLTNMVFDKYPELAEGINGLSEETTTGVLRLFDRERNGTLYTPAININDSVTKSKFDNKYGCRESLVDGIRRATDVMIAGKVAVVAGFGDVGKGSAESLRGAGARVIVSEIDPICALQAAMEGFEVKKMLDAIPEADIIVTATGNKDIIKGEHFEIMKDKAIVCNIGHFDNEIDVAWLNNNWGDSKDTIKPQVDKYTVGDHDIILLAEGRLINLGCATGHPSFVMSASFTNQVIAQMELWNHIDNYEKKVYTLPKHLDEKVARLHLSKIGVELDELTTDQADYIGVPVVGPYKPDYYRY comes from the coding sequence ATGGAAACTAAAGTGGAAAAATTAACTTATAAAGTCAAAGATATCTCCCTAGCAGAATGGGGAAGAAAAGAAATTGAATTAGCTGAAGCAGAGATGCCAGGTCTAATGTCATTAAGAGAAGAGTTTGGGGACAAAAAACCTCTGAAAGGAGCTCGTATTGCTGGTTGCTTACACATGACCATACAAACAGCAGTTTTGATAGAAACCCTCATAGAATTAGGTGCTGATGTAAGCTGGTCTTCGTGTAACATATTCTCTACCCAAGACCATGCAGCGGCGGCAATAGCTGCAGCAGGTGTTCCTGTTTATGCATGGAAAGGAATGAATGAGGATGAGTTTAATTGGTGTATTGAGCAAACCTTATTTTCGTTTGAAGGAGACAAGCCATTGAATATGATTTTAGATGATGGTGGTGATTTAACAAATATGGTATTTGATAAGTATCCTGAGTTAGCAGAAGGTATTAATGGTTTGTCAGAAGAAACAACAACGGGTGTTTTACGCTTGTTTGATAGAGAAAGAAATGGCACCCTATACACGCCAGCAATAAACATTAACGATTCTGTGACTAAATCTAAGTTTGATAACAAATACGGTTGTAGAGAATCTTTAGTGGATGGTATTCGCCGTGCTACTGATGTTATGATTGCAGGTAAAGTTGCTGTTGTAGCAGGTTTTGGTGATGTGGGTAAAGGTTCTGCTGAATCTTTGAGAGGAGCAGGTGCTCGAGTTATTGTTTCCGAAATCGACCCGATTTGTGCATTGCAAGCTGCAATGGAAGGTTTTGAAGTTAAGAAAATGTTAGACGCTATTCCAGAGGCTGATATAATTGTTACTGCAACAGGAAACAAAGATATCATCAAAGGTGAGCATTTCGAAATTATGAAAGACAAAGCCATTGTATGTAATATTGGTCACTTCGATAACGAAATCGATGTAGCTTGGTTAAACAACAATTGGGGAGATAGCAAAGACACCATTAAGCCTCAAGTAGATAAATATACTGTTGGTGATCACGATATTATCTTATTGGCTGAAGGCCGTCTGATTAACCTTGGTTGTGCAACTGGTCACCCTTCATTTGTAATGTCAGCATCTTTTACCAATCAAGTTATAGCTCAGATGGAATTGTGGAATCATATCGATAACTACGAAAAGAAGGTGTACACTTTGCCAAAGCATCTTGATGAAAAAGTAGCACGTCTCCATTTATCTAAAATTGGTGTTGAGTTAGATGAACTCACTACCGATCAAGCGGACTACATTGGAGTTCCAGTTGTTGGGCCATACAAGCCAGACTATTACAGGTACTAA
- a CDS encoding YkoF family thiamine/hydroxymethylpyrimidine-binding protein: protein MKCSVEISMYPLDNNYINLITHFIKSLRKHPFITLETNGMSTQVFGDYDNVMSAINKEMKNNFLMQNKVVFNMKVINAHLQEKPSF, encoded by the coding sequence ATGAAGTGCTCAGTAGAAATTAGCATGTACCCTCTCGACAACAACTACATCAATCTGATTACACATTTTATTAAAAGCCTCAGAAAACATCCATTCATCACATTAGAAACTAATGGCATGAGTACACAAGTGTTTGGCGATTATGACAATGTAATGTCTGCCATTAATAAAGAGATGAAGAACAACTTTTTAATGCAAAACAAAGTAGTCTTCAATATGAAAGTCATTAATGCCCATTTGCAAGAAAAGCCTAGCTTTTAG
- a CDS encoding T9SS type A sorting domain-containing protein — MFKSTFFSIVFTFVSVYLHAQCIPDEDYIPIGANYGLSPDTLSVGYVNQNYDQDLTFVLPVDTLVEIEGFGEPLIAFEDYHISSISLPIGLSWECNNSDSQCHYNPSVSQYGCVNIYGMPLEYGEFDVDVTVVATHELSWAVGPEEIMFSLPLTILPNTSANDGFAMSNFSGCAPLTVYFINNNPNNAAYSWDFGNGNQNGLENPSAQLYTDPGMYEVHYLAYSSTETLHFLSSIQVSNASGWGGDIDDAFGALNPDPYFKLFDGDGNEIYSSSVEVDNSFPVLWTLDNIALSNQDYTIQVWDEDGVTSDDNLGSVSFNGFSTSSTLNNGDLVVDYTILEIEPSPIADVVDTIYVYESPNQFNISFDELNTVLSVDSDSLNLNYQWYYNQSPIPNANSLNYSPVYSGFYYLLLTNEFGCSSQSEELLVVICEDDYSPDIDVSFDTLSYIQSSIYEYQWLYEGVEIMGANSYMLIAQDEGNYSLLLTDQWGCKFVSEDVFFSTASLYDYASNKLSVFPNPANDYIDIVIDSKHSFTFLELYDMQGRKVFSQELWGVKHRLDLRALTRGGYILKLHSNGQQLAKRIVLN; from the coding sequence ATGTTTAAATCTACTTTTTTTTCAATAGTTTTCACTTTTGTAAGTGTTTACCTTCACGCTCAATGTATTCCTGACGAGGACTATATTCCTATTGGAGCAAATTATGGATTATCTCCTGACACACTATCGGTAGGATACGTTAATCAAAATTACGATCAAGATTTAACTTTTGTTTTGCCAGTTGATACCTTGGTTGAAATTGAGGGTTTTGGAGAACCGCTGATAGCCTTTGAAGACTATCATATTAGTTCTATTTCTTTACCAATTGGCCTCTCTTGGGAGTGCAACAATTCTGACAGTCAATGTCATTATAATCCATCTGTTAGTCAGTACGGTTGTGTAAATATATACGGTATGCCTCTCGAATATGGGGAGTTTGATGTAGATGTTACTGTTGTGGCAACGCATGAGTTGTCTTGGGCGGTTGGTCCAGAGGAAATTATGTTTAGTTTGCCTTTAACAATTCTTCCTAACACATCGGCTAATGACGGTTTTGCAATGTCTAATTTTTCAGGATGTGCTCCGCTAACAGTATATTTTATAAATAACAATCCCAATAATGCGGCTTATTCTTGGGACTTTGGCAACGGTAATCAGAATGGCTTAGAAAATCCGTCAGCTCAATTATATACAGATCCAGGAATGTATGAAGTTCATTATTTGGCGTATTCATCTACCGAAACGCTCCATTTTTTGTCCTCAATACAGGTAAGTAATGCTTCGGGATGGGGCGGCGATATAGACGATGCTTTTGGAGCATTAAACCCGGATCCATATTTCAAATTGTTTGACGGTGATGGCAATGAAATATACAGTTCCAGTGTAGAAGTCGATAATTCCTTTCCTGTTTTATGGACTTTAGATAATATAGCTTTGTCTAACCAAGATTATACCATTCAAGTATGGGATGAAGACGGAGTAACTTCAGATGATAATTTGGGTTCTGTGAGTTTTAATGGTTTTTCTACCTCTTCGACGTTAAATAATGGTGACCTGGTAGTAGATTATACTATTTTAGAAATTGAGCCCTCGCCAATTGCTGATGTTGTGGATACTATTTATGTTTATGAATCACCTAATCAATTCAATATCAGTTTTGATGAGCTAAATACTGTGTTGTCCGTTGATTCAGACTCACTAAACTTAAATTACCAGTGGTATTACAATCAAAGCCCTATTCCTAACGCTAATAGCTTAAATTACTCACCTGTTTATTCGGGTTTTTATTATTTGCTACTAACTAATGAATTTGGGTGTTCGTCTCAGTCTGAAGAGCTTTTGGTAGTAATTTGTGAAGATGACTACAGCCCAGATATTGACGTCAGTTTTGATACGCTAAGTTATATCCAATCTTCCATTTATGAATATCAATGGTTGTATGAAGGGGTAGAAATTATGGGAGCTAATTCTTATATGCTAATAGCACAAGATGAAGGGAATTACAGTCTGTTGCTTACTGACCAATGGGGATGTAAATTTGTTTCAGAAGATGTGTTTTTTAGTACGGCATCTCTTTACGATTATGCGAGTAATAAATTATCTGTTTTTCCTAACCCTGCAAATGACTATATAGATATTGTCATAGATAGTAAACATTCATTTACTTTTTTGGAATTGTATGATATGCAAGGGCGAAAAGTGTTTAGTCAAGAGTTGTGGGGTGTTAAACATCGTTTAGACTTAAGAGCTCTTACAAGGGGTGGGTATATTTTAAAATTACATTCTAATGGTCAGCAATTAGCTAAGCGTATCGTTCTGAATTAA
- a CDS encoding ATP-binding protein, with protein sequence MKKVVVIGPECTGKSSLTKALGQHYNTAIVEECAREYIDHLERSYTQDDILNIAKKQITLENTAKPQGDYLFCDTDLIVCKVWSEFKYGNCHPWILEQIQNRYYDYYLLCDIDLPWQEDQQREHPNHRQELFDIYEGELNKLNKPYSIIRGQNRLESAIEILDYLNK encoded by the coding sequence ATGAAAAAAGTGGTTGTTATAGGCCCAGAATGCACTGGGAAAAGTAGTCTTACAAAAGCATTAGGACAGCATTACAACACCGCCATCGTGGAAGAGTGCGCTAGAGAATATATTGACCATTTGGAGCGCTCATACACTCAAGACGATATTCTGAATATTGCCAAAAAACAAATAACACTAGAAAATACTGCAAAGCCACAAGGCGACTATTTATTTTGCGATACAGACCTCATCGTTTGTAAAGTATGGAGCGAATTCAAATACGGCAACTGCCATCCTTGGATTTTAGAGCAAATACAAAATCGTTATTATGACTATTATCTGCTGTGTGACATCGATTTGCCTTGGCAAGAAGACCAACAAAGGGAGCACCCAAATCACCGTCAAGAACTCTTCGACATCTATGAAGGCGAACTTAATAAGCTCAACAAACCCTACTCTATTATCAGAGGTCAAAACAGACTCGAATCTGCAATTGAAATTTTAGACTATTTAAACAAATAG
- a CDS encoding TonB-dependent receptor, translating into MKIKTILSLSLLLTSLTLSAQNADTLIIYPELQEVKIKALRASQQTPMSFTNINKEELEEQNLGQDIPYMLSLTPSVVTTSDAGAGIGYTGFRVRGSDPTRINVTIDGIPLNDPESQGVWWVNMPDFTSSVEDIQIQRGVGASTNGAGAFGASVNLKTQSLRAKPYATTNNTIGSYSTLKNNIEFGTGLLADKFTLDGRLSKISSDGYIDRATSDLKSLYLSGAYYGSDDILKLSVISGKEKTYQAWNGVPLSYLDNDSLRTFNSYTYENETDNYWQDHYLLHYSKQVDKDASYSLGLHYTKGKGYYEQYKSGEDFADYGLNNVTIGNDTLTETDLIRRKWLDNDFYGAIFSYNNSADKLDYTIGGGWNTYDGRHYGVVRWAEYASNSTIDHIYYDNDGIKTDFNVYAKGLYNYSDDITIYADLQHRQIDYSFLGKDENGAQRNDTVNFEFFNPKFGAFYQIDANSSAFASFAIANREPNRADFVESSPNSRPLHETLYDTELGYKLNGDRFAFSATAYYMIYENQLILTGKINDVGAYTRENVDYSERKGIELEAAFKIIEKLNWSANASFSENTIAHYTEYVDNWHTWGQEINTYSNTTIAFSPDLIWSSKLDYQFKDNIDLQFISKYVDEQYIDNTSSDDRKLDSYLVHHARMIWNIKSQLFKSAKLSFQINNLLDENYVNNAWIYRFKSDGYDPRPDDPYVTANSDGGYDMAGYFPQAKRNFLLGLTLGF; encoded by the coding sequence ATGAAAATCAAAACTATTTTAAGCTTGAGCCTACTGCTCACTAGCTTAACGCTATCTGCACAAAATGCCGATACACTCATTATTTATCCGGAACTTCAAGAAGTAAAAATTAAGGCCTTGAGAGCTTCCCAACAAACACCCATGTCATTTACCAACATCAACAAAGAGGAGTTGGAAGAGCAGAACTTAGGGCAGGACATCCCTTATATGTTGTCACTAACCCCTTCTGTAGTTACCACCTCAGATGCTGGGGCAGGGATTGGCTATACTGGTTTTAGGGTACGTGGTAGCGACCCAACACGAATCAATGTGACCATTGACGGCATCCCACTAAACGACCCTGAATCGCAAGGGGTATGGTGGGTCAATATGCCTGACTTCACTTCATCGGTCGAAGATATTCAAATCCAAAGGGGTGTAGGCGCATCAACCAATGGAGCTGGTGCTTTTGGCGCAAGCGTAAACCTAAAAACGCAATCGCTAAGAGCAAAACCCTATGCTACTACAAACAATACAATAGGATCGTATAGCACACTCAAAAACAATATTGAATTTGGCACAGGGTTGCTTGCCGATAAATTTACCTTAGACGGTAGATTATCAAAAATTAGCTCTGACGGCTACATCGACCGAGCTACCTCTGACCTCAAATCGCTATACCTTTCTGGAGCTTACTATGGCAGTGATGACATTCTTAAACTGAGCGTAATTTCAGGAAAAGAAAAAACCTATCAGGCATGGAATGGAGTACCCCTCTCCTATTTGGATAACGATAGTCTAAGAACTTTCAATTCATACACTTATGAAAACGAAACAGACAACTATTGGCAAGACCATTACTTATTGCATTATTCCAAGCAAGTTGACAAAGATGCTAGTTATAGTTTAGGCTTACACTACACAAAGGGCAAAGGCTACTATGAGCAATACAAAAGTGGTGAAGACTTTGCCGACTACGGATTGAATAATGTTACCATTGGTAACGACACACTCACTGAAACAGACCTCATTAGAAGAAAATGGTTAGATAATGATTTTTATGGCGCTATATTTTCTTATAACAATTCAGCAGATAAACTAGACTATACCATTGGTGGTGGGTGGAATACTTATGACGGCAGACATTATGGTGTTGTCCGTTGGGCCGAATATGCTAGCAACAGTACAATCGACCACATATATTATGACAACGATGGTATTAAAACGGACTTTAATGTATATGCTAAAGGGTTGTATAATTACAGCGATGACATCACCATTTATGCTGATTTGCAGCACCGCCAAATTGACTATTCTTTTTTGGGGAAAGATGAAAATGGTGCCCAAAGAAACGACACTGTAAATTTTGAATTTTTCAACCCTAAATTCGGTGCTTTTTATCAAATCGATGCTAACTCTTCAGCCTTTGCCTCTTTTGCTATAGCAAACAGAGAACCCAACCGTGCGGATTTTGTAGAATCTTCTCCTAACTCAAGACCATTACACGAAACTTTGTACGATACAGAACTGGGTTATAAATTAAATGGTGACAGGTTTGCTTTCTCTGCAACGGCATACTATATGATTTATGAAAACCAACTCATACTGACAGGTAAAATAAACGATGTAGGCGCATATACTAGAGAAAACGTGGACTATAGCGAAAGAAAAGGTATAGAACTAGAAGCTGCCTTTAAAATCATTGAAAAGTTAAACTGGTCTGCTAACGCATCGTTTAGCGAAAACACCATTGCTCACTATACCGAATATGTAGATAATTGGCATACTTGGGGACAAGAAATTAATACTTATTCCAACACAACTATTGCATTTTCTCCTGATTTGATTTGGTCAAGTAAGTTGGACTACCAATTCAAAGATAATATCGACTTGCAATTCATTTCAAAATATGTAGATGAACAGTATATTGATAACACCTCAAGCGATGACAGAAAACTTGATTCCTATTTAGTTCATCATGCAAGAATGATATGGAACATAAAAAGTCAGTTATTCAAATCGGCAAAATTAAGCTTTCAAATCAATAACCTATTGGATGAAAACTATGTCAACAACGCATGGATTTACCGCTTCAAATCTGACGGCTACGACCCAAGACCTGACGACCCATATGTAACGGCTAATAGTGATGGCGGCTACGATATGGCAGGATATTTTCCTCAAGCTAAAAGAAACTTTTTATTGGGACTGACACTCGGCTTTTAG